ATCTGCTGCTTGAATAATCGAtcctttaattcttctaattttgcacgAAAGACCCGAGCAACCAAATCAGGCCGATTTTGACTCTCCTCATGCAGGCgtaattcatttgaaatttcttgCCAGTTTGGATTGCAcgtcattgttaaaaaaatgtctgGTTTACCATAACGCTGAACTAAAgccattgcttccatatatctttTTCGCATATCTCTTGGACCCCCAATAAATGACGAAGGCAGAATAATCCGTTTTCCAACATTAGAAGCATCAGTTTCCCCAAGTGTAATGGTATCAACAATACCTTGATATAACTCAGATCGAATATGTTGTTGTTTGCTACGGAAATAATCTAATCTTGACGTCTCGATCTCAACATACATATCGACAACAAATTGTTGCAATAGGCGACCAGACAGTAACAAAATTGATCTGACATTTTCTCTGATTTGTAACTTGtagcaataatattcacgacacGAAACAATTGGATCCTTCCTTCTTCTGTTCAATGCTGCAAAAGTTGTTGGGgaatgaaatattataaaattggaTTTCTATAAACTAAGTACAAAATGAGAAGATTAAGATTACACTATAACCTCGATGTTCTCTTCTAAGTAATTCTTCTGCTGATATTGATCGGTGAGGATCTATTGATCGGGTTGTTTTGTTACTTGTTAATGTGCTTCCTCTATTGACCCTTTGAATGCCTTGGTGCCAACCAGTATCGCCAAGAGGAAATAACAACGGATACTGAAGTGGATCATAGCagccaaaataatattgaactatATGACTTCCACCAGAATGACTAAAGACATAAATGTCTTGTCCTCTTAGCTGATCTGCATCTTCATTTTCAACCCATATTGCTGCAACTTGTGGAGATGTCGGGACATTGAATACATCTTGATCTAGACCAACATCTGATCTTATATGGATTACTTGATTTTCCAAATTTGACAAATCACCAAGAGATCGAAAGAACAAAGAATATGGATTGATGTGAAGAATATCGATGAGTTGAGCTATAATTGATGGATTCATTCTGTCTGaatcagaaatgcgattttctaATTCATGCTCCGTATCATAGAAATACAATTGAAGATAAGAAGGACGACCATTTAAAGGGATTAAATCATTGATATAGTGATAGATCTGTCCCTGAGTTCGAAAGGTATAAATTCCTCTATTTCATCTGCAAATATCTTCATCGAATTTAACTCCAAAAGATGTAAACGCGAACTTGTTATTATAAGTCCGAACATAGGTCTTAAAATGCGCAGATTCATCTATATTAGATGTGAAAAGATCATAAAGTTGATCAGGGACGGCATTTGTGGCCAAAGAAATTGTCCCATCAGCACAACAAAATCCGTTTGTTTCATGATAGAATCGCTTTGCTTTACAATGTCTGCAACAAGGCACATACGGCAAAGAATATGCTTCAGATGGCACGACTTGTAATAATTGCCTAAGTCCAGCAGAGCGGCGATGCCCCTCACCTATTGAGTTCAAAAGTGAATATAAGACAATAGATGTAAACTCATCGATTgttttttgaatgatttgacCAAGAACACTACTGGAAGAGTGACAAGAGTTGACAATGGAATCAgaagaatgaataatataattatactggTTTCTTACCCCTACAAGGTGGCGATATACTTGTTTCAAAACTTGACTGTTCCTGAACAACACATGGAGCTTATTTGAATAGAATGTTCCCaaatttcaatgaaaaagaaCAGAAGGATGTTTGAATACGAAAGATGACAAAATAATTTCAGGAAAACCTGTTGAATCAGAAACTGATTAGAGACGGTTGTTTCATCTATGTATATATTTCTTGATTTACGTGTCAGAAAATCCATAGAATGACTCGGACAATTTGAACGATCTGTCACATTGTTTAATGACGAAGTTGCCTCTGAATCAACCACATAGAGATTTACACCAGGAGGAACACATACTTCATGAGATGAAATCAGTTCACCGATGTCAATATCAGAATGGAAAATCCGTTGTCTCTTTGACACCTTTTGTAGAACAGTAAAGTCTTGAATGATGTTTATATGTTGGACATCATCATTTGAACGTTCATCAATTGATATAGTCAGTTGATCACCATCAAACGAAGTTGAATCTTTTAATTGGAGAGAATCGCTGCTAGATGCCTTTTTTTTAGCATATATTTCTCTCCGTTTTCTATGgagttcttcctttttctcttctggtaAATCTTTATACGGGATATTCTCCGCCCGTTGTTTTCTTtgatcttcaaaaaatagtctccaaacttaaattttacaaaactaatattactatttcaaaacaaatgctACATAACTTATTAACACAAGCTTACCACTACTCATTATGTTAACGAAGCAAATGATTCTTCCAAAAGTTGGATACTGTTCCACACaatcaaaattaaatgaataaataataattgcttAATGCGAAATCCGTACATCCATGATGCATTTTAAATGCTATAAACAATTTCGTTGATTcatatgttgaaaaatacatacaaccaaattatttatactttaaatcaacaaggaaatgaagataagaaaataacacaTGAAATGGAAAAATACCATGAAAATGGAACTTATGAAAAGCATAGATCgatatcacatatcaaaattcttgaataaaatatttctcaaaattgatttgccattcaaagcaaggatccacaaaaaaattataagtagggACCAGgcctgttgttttctttgatctttaaaaaatagtctccaaacttaacttttacaaaactaatattactatttcaaaacaaatgctACATAACTTATTAACATAAGCTTACCACTACTCATTATGTTAACGAAGCAAATGATTCTTCCAAAAGTTGGATACTGTTCCACACAACCAAAAGAATGATTTTCAATGAAGACCTTGTACAAAGATTTTTGTTTGGAACTTTTGAAACATAGAAGATGATTTAGTGAGAAAATGTTATAGGGTCAAAATCCCAAACACAACTCAGCACCATTAAAAAACTAATCAACATGCTGTGTTGTGGGACCGGCTTATTAGAGGCTGATTTTCTTAATCAAGGGTTAATTTTCCTGCAATACTCGCAGAGAAAGATATTATTTAACGTACACGAAATTAAGAGCTTGTCGGCGCTGTTGGTGAATTATATATTGAGAAGTGTCGCGTCTAAaagtttcataaaaataaatttctaaattaatataattttttaaatctattttataataaaattaattttacaatctcatatatcatatcaaattatatcagcttgtaagtttacttttgtataatttatttatatataaaatatttttcttatatatatatacatataatatgtgTGGTGCATGATTAATTGGTCCAAAACAAAGAGCTaacaactaaagaaaaataaatcttaggTCCAATCGAATTGACTTTTAGCACCAAAATGTGATGATGATCATGGAAGCAACTAGCTAATTGCAAACCACCACGTACGTACATGGTCGATGGAGGATCGGATGGGTTTAATTTCTTAGTGAGGGAAAgaccatatatatgaaaaagctGATGAGAGTTGGGAgggttttaataattaaggcaaacatatattattaaataaaatcactcaaagctttgagtgattaatgatacattatcaatttagataatgatgaagaaatattattttataaactttagtttataaaataatattctatcttaatttctcttagtgttttattaaagtgtttattttaaataaaatacttacgcgttttcaaatcatcttaattcctctcagtgttttatgcactttgattaattaatgataccttatcattttatataatgatgaaaaaaatattattttataaaccttagtttataaaataatattctatcttaatttctcttagtgttttattaaagtgtttattttaaataaaatacttacgcgttttcaaatcagtgtttaaactcatcgttagatcttTTTGAAGATCCCGAAACGTAGGACTGATattaaatacccaggcccctaccctttcccttaagtctttttttctttttcttttctttcttattaaatacccaggcccctaccctttcccttaagtctttttctcattttcttttctttctttctcccttttctctctccctcgtaAAGCTTCCAGCCAATCACTGTGCATGAACTTCCTCCACCGTTCGGTCTAAGCTCCAGAcggcgccacctccagccgccgTGCTTCACCTCCCTCACCGGCGTGTTCCTCCCTCACCGGCGAACACAACCTCACCGGTGGTGTGCTTTACCGGCCACccgatctctctcttttctcttccaaacaaatgggtcttcaaccctttttcacctctttggaccaccatacacggccgaAACGgtcaccaagcaccaccaacgaaaccaccatgtcaagagcttcctccccatgtccttctttctccctaactctcactctttctccgatgggtctccacacacacacgttcggttgcaccgccgtTTTCACCACCatcaccttgttcctctcatcaccatgaacttccccaagaaattgcatggccaacggagctatgtagagctctcactctccctcactctccaaggccgagaatagcttcaaacggccgatccgccgccgtgagccaccgtatggccaccacctcgccaccacagctccaccacatgttcctctacctttccctagcttcccatgaagttctatgacatatattattaaataaaatcaaagcTTATGATCCCTAATGGAAAATAAGTAATGAAATTACGTACCCCGCCCATAACAAAAGCAAGCAAAAGATCTTTTAGCGTTCAAGCTTTGAATTTATGTGATATTGGAGACATATTTCAATAGCTAGCTTTCAAAGATTGGGGGGCCTCCCTTGTCTCCTTGGTGGGAAGCATATGTTTCatcatattctattattattaagtattaataataatacttaatcaACGTGCATTGTATTTCGATTATATACTGA
The genomic region above belongs to Carya illinoinensis cultivar Pawnee chromosome 4, C.illinoinensisPawnee_v1, whole genome shotgun sequence and contains:
- the LOC122306314 gene encoding uncharacterized protein LOC122306314, with amino-acid sequence MNPSIIAQLIDILHINPYSLFFRSLGDLSNLENQVIHIRSDVGLDQDVFNVPTSPQVAAIWVENEDADQLRGQDIYVFSHSGGSHIVQYYFGCYDPLQYPLLFPLGDTGWHQGIQRVNRGSTLTSNKTTRSIDPHRSISAEELLRREHRALNRRRKDPIVSCREYYCYKLQIRENVRSILLLSGRLLQQFVVDMYVEIETSRLDYFRSKQQHIRSELYQGIVDTITLGETDASNVGKRIILPSSFIGGPRDMRKRYMEAMALVQRYGKPDIFLTMTCNPNWQEISNELRLHEESQNRPDLVARVFRAKLEELKDRLFKQQIFGKVSAYVYVIEHQKRGLPHAHFLIILQRNWKLYAPESFDEIVSA